One genomic segment of Thalassospiraceae bacterium LMO-SO8 includes these proteins:
- a CDS encoding STAS domain-containing protein: protein MIVFTSTPERGLIVLEPKGRLDTAAAPKLEAAVNDALASGNSMIIDLGETTYISSMALRALLFAAKNAAAKGNAFAVSAPTANIANVLRMAGFTAILHVHDNLPAAFAAVRQEARSHPPD, encoded by the coding sequence ATGATCGTTTTCACCAGCACGCCGGAACGGGGTCTCATTGTCCTGGAACCGAAGGGCCGGCTCGACACGGCCGCCGCGCCGAAGTTGGAGGCCGCCGTGAACGACGCCCTGGCGTCGGGAAATTCGATGATCATCGACCTGGGCGAGACGACCTACATTTCGTCCATGGCGCTACGCGCCCTGCTGTTCGCGGCCAAGAACGCCGCCGCCAAGGGAAACGCGTTCGCCGTCTCGGCGCCCACGGCAAATATCGCCAACGTCCTGCGCATGGCCGGGTTCACCGCGATCCTGCATGTCCACGACAACCTGCCGGCGGCCTTCGCCGCGGTGCGCCAAGAGGCACGAAGCCATCCCCCGGATTAG
- a CDS encoding SpoIIE family protein phosphatase produces MRIRTRFTLFTIVLLIGATLSTGLISGYVMRERVRAQALNEARVVAQLLSQAARKAIALPEDLEDTIGDLMIGHAKLTARYVAAAEKAGFTIDRMISELYDVTTSSPVSEFWITDPEGNAYINTEEEEFRFSGDPDRNPNSYMFWPLITGDRTLVVGKLGERDVGDGRYKYAAAAGIDKPRIVQVGLSALYFDEIAQAVGLKSTLDALIGSNRFTAVWAFDLQGEVITGAEQGASDEDGKRAFRDPNAGERALAMASIAKGDVVTETLGEVVNVAAPILGRLGDPAGSAVVQFSLSQVNDAVRQSWIVTAELTVAIALIGVLLASFAGRQMSRPIEAVSRAVHEVERAHAGAVDLSVVMGRTDEIGTLARSITAMANQVFQREDEMEALVMARTSDLAAKNEALQQMHERIAEELRVAQYLQASMLPEEWSQQPDFEIQAMMEPAREVGGDFYDYFTIDHERIGIVIADVSGKGVPAAIFMAIARTTIQGLAATGNSPGRVMRDANEVLCGVNPLSLFVTVFYAMLNRRTGECTYANAGHNPPYMLRRGGEVSPLPTTNGVALGVMEGLDYAEASLTLGPGDSLFAFTDGFTEAFDPNGEEYGEDRLVQSLTPEGPDVRPSARHVTERATSAVKNFTGDAEQSDDLTCLTLHFVGFSDASEQMNDQNLVVLVKNDLDEIGRLAEQVEAFGELIGMTAKEVFEVNMSMDEIITNIISYGYDDGGEHQILVEITRDRKTLSILIEDDGKAFNPLADAPEADTESSLEDRQIGGLGIHLVKTVMSDVIYSWRNGRNRLVMKKELGV; encoded by the coding sequence ATGCGTATTCGCACCAGATTTACGCTCTTCACCATTGTGCTGTTGATCGGGGCGACATTGTCGACGGGCTTGATCAGCGGCTACGTCATGCGCGAGCGGGTACGCGCCCAGGCCCTTAATGAGGCCCGGGTCGTCGCCCAACTGCTGTCCCAGGCGGCGCGCAAGGCGATCGCCTTGCCGGAAGATCTCGAGGATACGATCGGCGACCTCATGATCGGCCATGCCAAGCTGACGGCGCGTTACGTGGCGGCGGCGGAAAAGGCGGGGTTCACCATCGACCGCATGATTTCCGAGCTCTACGACGTGACCACGTCGTCCCCGGTCAGCGAATTCTGGATCACCGACCCGGAAGGCAATGCCTACATCAACACGGAAGAAGAAGAGTTCCGTTTCTCCGGCGATCCGGACCGCAATCCCAATTCCTACATGTTCTGGCCGCTGATCACGGGTGACCGCACCCTGGTCGTCGGTAAACTGGGCGAGCGCGACGTCGGCGATGGGCGCTACAAGTACGCGGCGGCGGCCGGCATCGACAAGCCGCGCATCGTGCAGGTCGGGCTGAGCGCCCTCTATTTCGACGAGATTGCCCAGGCCGTCGGCCTGAAAAGCACCCTGGATGCGCTGATCGGGTCCAATCGGTTCACCGCCGTCTGGGCGTTCGACCTACAGGGCGAGGTCATCACCGGCGCCGAGCAAGGGGCATCCGACGAGGACGGCAAGCGGGCGTTCCGCGATCCGAACGCGGGCGAACGGGCGCTTGCCATGGCCTCCATCGCCAAAGGCGACGTGGTCACCGAAACCCTGGGTGAGGTCGTCAACGTCGCGGCGCCGATCCTCGGCCGTCTCGGCGATCCGGCCGGCAGCGCCGTGGTTCAATTCTCCCTGTCCCAGGTCAACGACGCCGTGCGTCAGAGCTGGATCGTCACCGCCGAGCTGACCGTGGCGATCGCCCTGATCGGCGTGCTTCTGGCATCTTTCGCCGGGCGCCAGATGTCGCGCCCGATCGAGGCCGTCAGCCGCGCGGTGCACGAGGTCGAACGCGCCCACGCCGGGGCGGTCGATCTCAGCGTCGTCATGGGGCGGACGGACGAGATCGGCACCCTGGCGCGCTCGATCACCGCTATGGCCAACCAGGTGTTCCAGCGCGAGGACGAGATGGAGGCGCTGGTGATGGCCCGGACCAGCGATCTGGCGGCCAAGAACGAAGCCTTGCAGCAGATGCACGAGCGCATCGCCGAGGAACTGAGGGTCGCCCAGTACCTGCAGGCTTCCATGCTGCCCGAGGAGTGGTCGCAGCAGCCTGACTTCGAAATTCAGGCAATGATGGAACCGGCGCGCGAGGTCGGCGGCGATTTCTACGACTATTTCACCATCGATCACGAACGCATCGGCATCGTTATCGCCGACGTGTCGGGCAAGGGAGTTCCGGCGGCGATCTTCATGGCCATCGCGCGGACCACCATCCAAGGCCTGGCCGCCACCGGCAACAGTCCGGGGCGCGTCATGCGTGACGCCAACGAGGTGTTGTGCGGGGTCAATCCGCTGAGCCTGTTCGTCACCGTGTTCTACGCGATGCTTAACCGGCGGACCGGGGAATGCACCTATGCCAATGCCGGGCATAATCCGCCCTACATGCTGCGGCGCGGCGGTGAGGTCTCGCCGCTGCCGACGACCAACGGGGTTGCGCTGGGCGTCATGGAGGGCCTGGACTATGCCGAGGCAAGCCTGACCCTGGGGCCCGGGGACTCTCTGTTTGCGTTCACGGACGGGTTCACGGAAGCGTTCGATCCGAACGGCGAGGAATACGGCGAGGACCGCCTGGTTCAGTCGCTGACGCCGGAAGGGCCGGATGTCCGGCCATCGGCGCGCCACGTCACGGAACGGGCGACCAGCGCGGTCAAGAATTTCACGGGCGACGCGGAGCAATCCGACGACCTCACTTGCCTGACCCTTCATTTTGTCGGGTTCTCGGATGCCAGCGAACAGATGAACGATCAAAACCTCGTGGTGCTGGTGAAGAACGATCTGGACGAAATCGGCCGTCTTGCCGAACAGGTCGAAGCATTCGGGGAGCTGATCGGTATGACGGCCAAGGAGGTTTTCGAGGTCAACATGTCGATGGACGAGATCATCACCAACATCATCTCCTACGGGTATGACGACGGCGGCGAACATCAGATCCTGGTCGAGATCACGCGCGACCGGAAGACGCTGTCGATCCTGATCGAGGACGATGGCAAGGCGTTCAACCCGTTGGCCGATGCGCCCGAAGCCGATACGGAATCCAGTCTTGAGGATCGCCAGATCGGCGGTCTGGGCATCCATCTGGTGAAAACGGTGATGAGCGACGTAATCTACAGTTGGCGCAACGGCCGCAACCGATTGGTCATGAAGAAGGAACTGGGCGTCTAA
- a CDS encoding response regulator: MSDTAFADMTALIIDDQEFVVNIVCKMMEQIGFGRIETAADGQAGLHAMTDVRPHVVLCDIEMRPMDGLTFLKELRDSTDRTIRDTPVIFLTSHGRHELVAQARSLGADGFVTKPATVNLLRERIEQSIHSRAA, from the coding sequence TTGAGCGACACAGCTTTCGCCGACATGACCGCGTTGATCATCGACGACCAGGAGTTCGTGGTGAACATCGTCTGTAAGATGATGGAACAGATCGGCTTCGGTCGGATCGAAACCGCCGCCGACGGTCAGGCCGGCCTGCATGCGATGACCGACGTTCGACCTCATGTCGTGCTGTGCGACATCGAGATGCGGCCCATGGACGGCCTGACGTTCCTCAAGGAACTGCGCGACAGCACGGACAGGACCATCCGCGACACGCCGGTGATCTTCCTGACCAGCCATGGCCGCCACGAATTGGTGGCCCAGGCCCGAAGCCTCGGCGCCGACGGCTTTGTGACCAAGCCCGCCACGGTCAATCTGCTGCGTGAACGTATCGAACAATCAATTCACAGCCGCGCGGCCTGA
- a CDS encoding ATP-binding cassette domain-containing protein, whose product MNQISNADFLLEVDNLTTYFDIKEGLVRRSIARVHAVEGVSFKVRAGETLSIVGESGCGKTTTGRTIIGLETATSGDVVFQGQSMASHRGGDRRDFYTKVQMIFQDPYSSLNPRMSVRDILAEPLSVHNLVPRAGIDARVADLLRKVNLPADFASRYPHEFSGGQRQRISIARALAMDPKLIICDEAVSALDVTIKAQVINLLMDLQSELGLSYLFISHDMAVVERISHRVAVMYLGQIVEIGSREDIFEDPRHPYTKKLLSAVPVADPRLRRKERKLMVDEIPSPVKPIGYKPELVVFDEVSPGHMVART is encoded by the coding sequence ATGAACCAGATATCTAACGCGGACTTCCTTTTGGAAGTCGATAACCTGACGACCTATTTCGACATCAAGGAAGGGCTCGTGCGGCGGTCCATCGCCCGCGTCCATGCGGTCGAGGGCGTGTCCTTCAAGGTCAGGGCAGGGGAAACCCTGAGCATCGTCGGCGAAAGCGGCTGCGGCAAGACGACCACGGGCCGCACCATCATCGGTTTGGAAACGGCGACCTCGGGCGACGTCGTTTTTCAGGGGCAATCCATGGCGTCGCACCGGGGCGGCGACCGGCGGGATTTCTACACCAAGGTCCAGATGATCTTTCAGGACCCTTATTCGTCGCTCAACCCGCGCATGTCCGTGCGCGACATCCTGGCCGAGCCGCTTAGCGTTCATAATCTCGTGCCGAGGGCCGGGATCGATGCGCGGGTCGCCGACCTGCTGCGCAAGGTCAACCTGCCCGCCGACTTCGCGTCACGCTATCCCCACGAATTTTCCGGCGGCCAGCGTCAGCGCATCTCCATCGCCCGGGCGTTGGCCATGGACCCCAAATTGATCATCTGCGACGAGGCCGTGTCCGCCCTCGACGTCACCATCAAGGCCCAGGTCATCAACCTTCTGATGGATTTGCAAAGCGAACTGGGCCTGTCCTATCTGTTCATCAGCCATGACATGGCGGTGGTGGAACGGATCAGCCATCGGGTCGCCGTCATGTACCTGGGGCAGATCGTCGAAATCGGCAGCCGCGAGGACATCTTTGAAGACCCCCGGCATCCCTATACGAAAAAGCTGCTGTCCGCCGTGCCGGTGGCCGACCCCAGATTGCGCCGCAAGGAACGCAAGCTGATGGTCGATGAAATCCCCAGCCCCGTAAAACCGATAGGCTACAAACCGGAACTGGTTGTCTTCGATGAGGTGTCGCCGGGCCACATGGTGGCTAGGACGTAA
- a CDS encoding CbiX/SirB N-terminal domain-containing protein: MLKRMGRFSTVRHAVLSGGPDPARELAAMVDQGRVLVLPMFMSDGYLVRHVLRERLGSGGDRPGVHVCPPIGLAPELVNLIVEVAEEIRSVRGWLPNAWDLMLAAHGSTKDPASRHSADTLARSMARVLTVNRVRTAFLEEAPFLANVSDHLIRPTVVVGLFAAGGGHAREDVPQALKSARQPVAYAGAIGCDRRIPNLIGAALERELRKSVAAA; the protein is encoded by the coding sequence GTGCTTAAACGCATGGGGCGATTTTCCACCGTTCGCCATGCGGTGCTTTCCGGCGGCCCGGACCCCGCCCGTGAGTTGGCGGCCATGGTCGACCAGGGCCGTGTTCTGGTTCTGCCGATGTTCATGAGTGATGGCTATCTTGTCCGCCATGTTCTGCGTGAGCGCCTGGGGTCTGGTGGTGATAGGCCTGGTGTTCATGTCTGTCCGCCGATCGGGCTTGCCCCGGAACTCGTAAACTTGATCGTCGAGGTGGCGGAGGAGATACGGTCTGTCCGAGGGTGGTTGCCGAACGCCTGGGACCTCATGCTGGCCGCCCATGGATCGACCAAGGATCCGGCGTCACGGCATTCCGCGGACACCCTGGCCCGGAGCATGGCACGGGTGTTGACGGTCAATCGTGTGCGGACCGCGTTTTTGGAAGAAGCTCCCTTCCTTGCGAACGTGTCTGATCACCTGATCCGTCCGACCGTGGTGGTGGGCCTGTTTGCCGCCGGTGGGGGGCATGCGAGGGAGGACGTTCCGCAGGCCCTCAAATCGGCCCGCCAGCCGGTCGCCTATGCCGGGGCGATCGGCTGTGACCGCAGAATCCCGAATTTGATCGGGGCGGCATTGGAGCGGGAGTTGAGAAAGTCCGTCGCGGCGGCCTAG
- a CDS encoding ABC transporter ATP-binding protein gives MADTPLVEFDDLHVTFPTSGKPVEAVRGVSYTIMPGETVGVVGESGSGKSVTAMSLLRLNEMIGAYVPKGRIRFNSRDHGRIDLAKAESTVVQGIRGKEISMIFQEPMTCLNPVLSLRTQLTEPLFQHQNLDPAEAEEKIVRLLTRVRIPDPLGKLAQYPHHLSGGMRQRVMIAMALACEPALLIADEPTTALDVTIQAQILDLIKDIQEEFGMSVMFITHDMAVIAEMADRVVVMYQGQVVEQGPVDQIFHAPQHPYTRKLINAVPRIGSMTGKSAPEKFPAIAG, from the coding sequence ATGGCCGACACGCCATTGGTTGAATTCGACGACCTGCATGTGACCTTTCCCACAAGCGGCAAGCCCGTGGAGGCCGTGCGCGGCGTTTCCTACACCATCATGCCCGGCGAAACCGTGGGCGTGGTCGGCGAGTCCGGGTCGGGAAAGTCGGTCACCGCCATGTCGTTGTTGCGTTTGAACGAGATGATCGGCGCTTACGTGCCCAAGGGTCGTATCCGGTTCAACAGCCGCGACCACGGCCGCATCGATCTGGCCAAGGCCGAAAGCACAGTGGTGCAGGGTATCCGCGGCAAGGAAATCTCGATGATCTTCCAGGAGCCCATGACCTGCCTGAACCCGGTGCTCAGCCTGCGCACGCAGCTGACGGAACCCTTGTTCCAGCACCAGAACCTCGACCCGGCCGAGGCCGAGGAAAAGATCGTCCGCCTTCTCACCCGGGTGCGCATTCCCGATCCCCTGGGCAAGCTGGCGCAGTACCCGCATCATCTTTCCGGCGGCATGCGCCAGCGCGTGATGATCGCCATGGCCCTGGCTTGCGAGCCGGCGTTACTGATCGCGGACGAGCCGACGACGGCCCTCGACGTGACGATCCAGGCGCAGATCCTGGATCTGATCAAGGACATCCAGGAAGAGTTCGGCATGTCCGTCATGTTCATCACCCACGATATGGCGGTGATCGCGGAAATGGCCGACCGGGTGGTCGTCATGTATCAGGGCCAGGTGGTCGAACAGGGTCCGGTGGACCAGATCTTCCACGCCCCCCAGCATCCCTATACGCGCAAGCTGATCAACGCGGTGCCCCGCATCGGCAGCATGACCGGCAAATCCGCGCCGGAAAAATTTCCCGCCATCGCCGGCTGA
- a CDS encoding cytochrome c family protein — translation MKSTLCGVFAGLLAAVVVVNVAHADDGAKGEKVFRKCKTCHTVEKDGKNKVGPNLFGVVGRKAGAVEGFKYSSAMAESGLIWDESTLDKFLEKPKDVVNKTKMVFPGLRKEDERADVIAYLKQHGS, via the coding sequence ATGAAAAGCACTCTCTGTGGAGTTTTTGCGGGCCTTTTGGCGGCAGTCGTTGTCGTGAACGTCGCCCATGCCGACGATGGCGCCAAGGGAGAAAAGGTTTTCCGAAAGTGCAAGACCTGCCACACCGTCGAAAAAGACGGCAAAAACAAGGTTGGCCCCAACCTTTTCGGCGTTGTCGGTCGCAAGGCGGGCGCCGTCGAGGGTTTCAAGTATTCCAGCGCAATGGCGGAGTCCGGGCTAATCTGGGACGAATCCACCTTGGACAAATTCCTGGAGAAACCCAAAGACGTGGTGAATAAAACCAAGATGGTCTTTCCGGGCCTGCGTAAGGAAGATGAGCGCGCCGACGTCATTGCATATTTGAAGCAACACGGAAGCTGA
- a CDS encoding STAS domain-containing protein, translating to MLDTTSETVSGVLIVRPKGRIDSKTARDFEEILIGKLNTAPSPALVDFTGVDYISSAGLRVLLMAGKFCSKGGVGFAMFGMNPHIREVIAISGFLQILTLKDTEQEALAAVQG from the coding sequence ATGTTGGACACCACGTCGGAAACCGTATCAGGGGTGTTGATCGTGCGCCCCAAAGGCCGCATCGACAGCAAAACCGCCCGTGATTTCGAAGAGATTCTGATTGGCAAGCTGAATACCGCGCCCAGCCCCGCCCTGGTCGACTTCACAGGCGTCGACTACATCTCCAGCGCCGGACTTCGCGTCCTCTTGATGGCCGGCAAGTTCTGCTCCAAGGGCGGGGTCGGCTTCGCCATGTTCGGCATGAACCCGCATATCCGCGAAGTGATCGCCATTTCCGGATTTCTGCAAATTCTGACCCTCAAGGACACCGAACAAGAAGCCCTTGCCGCCGTCCAAGGCTGA
- a CDS encoding amidoligase family protein — protein sequence MADISSDIFPNTARRHQVPAVPPVTTTEAGNLRRVGVEIEFAGLDVPAAANLVQAHFGGDISREDPHRLIVGKTEFGDFVIELDAQAVHKGADGKEGEDKALLSEELDAAAREALGKAVTGIVPVEIVTPPMPWSDLGRLGGVTDALRRAGAKGTDDSVLYAFGLHLNPELPATDAGTILRHLKAYVILADWLREQVAIDLTRRLMPHADPFPKDYVLLLLDPEYAPDLDRLIADYLDHNPTRNRELDMLPLFRHLDEAAVTARLDNDLIKARPTFHYRLPDCALGDPSWSPVAEWNRWVRVEELAADPERLARLGAALYDNLRRPAAERWLDELQDWLQG from the coding sequence ATGGCTGATATTTCCTCCGACATATTCCCCAACACCGCCCGGCGGCATCAGGTTCCGGCCGTGCCCCCGGTGACGACGACGGAGGCCGGAAACCTCCGCCGCGTCGGTGTCGAGATCGAGTTCGCCGGTCTGGACGTGCCCGCCGCCGCGAATCTGGTTCAGGCGCATTTCGGCGGCGACATATCCCGGGAAGACCCCCATCGCCTGATCGTCGGGAAAACCGAATTCGGCGATTTCGTCATCGAACTGGATGCCCAGGCCGTTCACAAGGGCGCCGACGGCAAGGAAGGGGAGGACAAAGCGCTTCTGTCCGAGGAACTGGACGCCGCCGCCCGCGAGGCGTTGGGCAAGGCGGTGACCGGAATCGTCCCGGTCGAGATTGTCACGCCGCCCATGCCCTGGTCCGATCTGGGCCGTCTTGGAGGCGTGACGGATGCCCTGCGCCGCGCCGGTGCCAAGGGCACGGACGACAGTGTGCTGTATGCCTTCGGCCTGCACCTGAACCCGGAACTTCCGGCGACGGATGCCGGCACGATCCTGCGTCACCTCAAGGCCTATGTGATTTTGGCCGACTGGTTGCGCGAACAGGTTGCAATCGACCTGACGCGTCGCCTGATGCCGCATGCGGACCCGTTCCCCAAGGACTATGTCCTGTTGCTGCTGGACCCGGAATATGCCCCGGACCTGGACAGGCTGATCGCCGACTATCTGGACCACAATCCCACGCGAAACCGCGAACTGGACATGCTGCCTCTGTTCCGTCACCTGGACGAGGCGGCGGTCACGGCGCGGCTGGACAACGACCTGATCAAGGCGCGCCCCACGTTTCATTATCGGCTTCCCGATTGCGCCCTGGGCGATCCGTCCTGGTCGCCCGTCGCCGAATGGAACCGCTGGGTCCGGGTCGAGGAACTGGCCGCCGATCCGGAGCGTTTGGCGCGGTTGGGCGCGGCCCTTTACGATAACCTTCGGCGTCCTGCCGCCGAACGTTGGTTGGACGAACTGCAAGACTGGCTTCAGGGATGA
- a CDS encoding enoyl-CoA hydratase/isomerase family protein: protein MTQNLIIAKQDGATEITLNRTDKANALGPDLVEDLLVAVTAAATDGTRLIVLRGEGKSFCSGFDLSDLDSVTDGDLVHRLIRIETLLQAVYHAPFPTLALAHGRVFGAGADLFCACSRRIAAPGTSFRMPGLGFGIVLGTRRLKVRVGEDAARHIQNSGLTFDAAEALRLGFATDMIDAADWPQAAADAGAAAQILSPQATADLFRVTATDTRDGDMADIARTASVPGLKARIQAYREQALKAAGKK, encoded by the coding sequence ATGACCCAGAACCTCATCATCGCGAAACAGGACGGCGCCACCGAAATCACCCTGAACCGGACCGACAAGGCGAACGCCCTGGGCCCCGATCTGGTCGAAGACCTGCTCGTCGCCGTCACGGCCGCCGCGACCGACGGCACCCGGCTGATCGTCCTGCGCGGCGAGGGCAAAAGCTTCTGTTCCGGGTTCGACCTGTCGGACCTGGACAGCGTCACGGACGGCGACCTGGTTCATCGCCTGATCCGCATCGAAACCCTGCTACAGGCCGTCTATCACGCGCCGTTCCCCACGCTGGCGCTCGCCCATGGCCGGGTGTTCGGCGCGGGCGCCGACCTGTTCTGCGCCTGTAGCCGGCGCATCGCGGCACCCGGCACGTCATTCCGCATGCCCGGGCTCGGCTTCGGCATCGTGCTCGGCACCCGGCGGCTCAAGGTCCGTGTCGGCGAGGACGCGGCCCGCCACATCCAGAATTCCGGCCTGACCTTCGATGCGGCCGAGGCGCTGCGGCTCGGCTTCGCCACGGATATGATCGACGCGGCGGACTGGCCCCAGGCTGCCGCCGATGCCGGCGCCGCGGCCCAGATTCTCAGCCCCCAGGCGACGGCCGATCTGTTCCGCGTGACGGCGACCGACACCCGCGACGGCGACATGGCCGACATCGCACGCACGGCCTCGGTCCCCGGGCTGAAAGCCCGCATCCAGGCCTACCGCGAACAGGCCCTGAAGGCGGCCGGGAAAAAATAA
- a CDS encoding type 1 glutamine amidotransferase translates to MTARPRIGVTVSDRGATLTWLAQWLAVRRAGGWPVRLSAGGRTDTAGLDGMVIGGGDDIGAEMYGGEVKLDLRIDPDRDRMERQALDWALHADVPVLGVCRGAQMINIHLGGTLHQDVYAAYGGLPRLRTPLARKRITLAPDSRLARLMGEGRVAVNSLHHQAVNRLGRGLRVSARDAHRVVQALEHPTAGFLMGVQWHPEFLVFRRRHQALYRGLVHAAGK, encoded by the coding sequence ATGACGGCCCGGCCCCGCATCGGCGTCACGGTCTCCGACCGCGGCGCCACGCTGACTTGGCTTGCCCAGTGGCTGGCGGTCCGGCGCGCCGGGGGGTGGCCCGTACGCCTGTCGGCGGGTGGCCGGACGGATACGGCCGGTCTTGACGGCATGGTGATCGGCGGTGGCGACGACATCGGGGCGGAGATGTACGGCGGCGAGGTGAAACTCGACCTGCGGATCGATCCGGACCGCGACCGGATGGAGCGGCAGGCACTGGACTGGGCGCTGCATGCGGATGTGCCGGTTCTGGGCGTGTGCCGGGGGGCTCAGATGATCAACATCCATCTGGGCGGCACGCTGCACCAGGATGTGTATGCCGCCTACGGGGGCCTTCCGCGTCTGCGCACGCCCTTGGCGCGAAAGCGCATCACCCTGGCGCCGGACAGCCGCCTGGCGCGGTTGATGGGCGAAGGGCGGGTCGCCGTCAACAGCCTGCACCATCAGGCGGTCAACCGTCTCGGCAGGGGGCTTCGGGTGTCGGCGCGGGATGCGCACCGGGTCGTGCAGGCGCTTGAACATCCGACGGCGGGCTTCCTGATGGGCGTGCAGTGGCATCCGGAATTCCTGGTATTCCGCCGCCGTCATCAGGCGTTGTACCGTGGGTTGGTCCACGCCGCAGGGAAATAA
- a CDS encoding glycosyl transferase family protein, whose amino-acid sequence MATAFSEFTKIVGRGPSLSRALTRSEAAEAMTLILDGQADPLALGGFLLVLRQRGEAAEELAGFVDAVRARIQVSSDTIAPDIDWPSYADKHRQQPWFVLAALLLAKFGIRVFMHGIAGESQDCAPIRPVLDALGIVAAGSLSEAQAHLQTSGFAYMGLEDLSPETEALFHLKPILGVRSVANTFARDLNPLDATLSMVGVVHTPYRPLHIEALRVLGQTKAAVFKGIGGEAQRNPYKASTVAILSGSTPDEEEWPALIDGAAFLWREEDLTPELVAKLWRGEIDHPAAEASIIATAAIALKGLDGACTQEEAMVSARALWRRHCDRPMQERALA is encoded by the coding sequence ATGGCGACGGCATTTTCCGAGTTCACCAAGATTGTCGGTCGTGGGCCGTCATTGTCCCGTGCACTCACCCGTTCGGAAGCGGCCGAGGCGATGACCCTCATTCTGGATGGCCAGGCAGACCCTTTGGCTTTGGGCGGGTTTCTTCTGGTCCTGCGCCAACGTGGTGAAGCCGCCGAGGAACTTGCCGGATTCGTTGATGCCGTTCGGGCCCGGATCCAGGTTTCCAGTGACACGATCGCGCCGGACATTGATTGGCCCAGTTACGCAGATAAACATCGCCAGCAGCCCTGGTTCGTCCTGGCGGCGTTATTGCTGGCAAAATTCGGAATCCGCGTTTTCATGCACGGAATCGCCGGTGAATCCCAGGACTGCGCGCCGATCCGGCCGGTCCTAGATGCCTTGGGTATCGTCGCCGCCGGCTCCCTGTCCGAGGCGCAAGCCCATCTGCAAACTAGCGGGTTCGCCTATATGGGCTTGGAGGACCTATCTCCCGAAACCGAGGCCCTGTTCCATCTCAAACCGATCTTGGGCGTGCGCTCCGTCGCCAACACCTTCGCCCGCGATCTGAACCCATTGGATGCCACCCTATCCATGGTCGGAGTTGTCCACACGCCCTACCGGCCGTTGCATATTGAAGCTTTGCGCGTCTTGGGGCAGACGAAAGCCGCCGTGTTCAAAGGTATCGGTGGCGAAGCGCAACGCAACCCATACAAAGCCAGCACCGTGGCGATCCTTTCTGGCAGCACGCCGGACGAAGAAGAGTGGCCCGCACTTATTGACGGCGCCGCTTTCCTGTGGCGCGAAGAAGACCTGACCCCGGAATTGGTCGCCAAACTGTGGCGGGGGGAAATCGACCACCCCGCCGCCGAGGCGTCAATTATCGCCACCGCGGCGATCGCCCTTAAGGGCCTGGATGGCGCATGCACTCAGGAAGAAGCGATGGTCTCCGCCCGCGCCCTTTGGCGGCGCCATTGCGATCGCCCCATGCAGGAACGGGCTCTCGCCTAG